A region from the Pseudomonas cucumis genome encodes:
- a CDS encoding SCO family protein yields the protein MSTLYTRRTVLQGMSLLSLGLLAGCDDSSKLSFKYGKDLSDKIMGRTFKLKDAQGEYRMLGNYRGLMPMIFFGFTQCPAVCPTTLARAAQAKKLMGRDGERLQVIFITLDPERDTPEMLDKYVKAFDPSFEALHGTLEETAATAKEFGVFFEKIPSGSTYTLSHTATSFVFDSRGNLRLGLSASLTAQECAEDLLTVMEVC from the coding sequence ATGAGTACGTTGTATACCCGTCGCACGGTCCTGCAAGGCATGAGCCTGTTGAGCCTTGGGCTGCTCGCCGGCTGCGATGACAGCAGCAAGCTGTCGTTCAAGTACGGCAAGGACCTCAGCGACAAGATCATGGGGCGTACCTTCAAACTCAAGGACGCCCAGGGCGAGTACCGGATGCTGGGCAACTATCGGGGCCTGATGCCGATGATCTTCTTCGGCTTCACCCAATGCCCGGCGGTCTGCCCGACGACGCTGGCCCGTGCGGCACAGGCGAAAAAACTGATGGGCCGCGATGGCGAACGCCTGCAAGTGATCTTCATCACGCTGGACCCCGAGCGCGACACACCCGAAATGCTCGACAAATACGTCAAGGCCTTCGACCCGAGTTTCGAGGCGCTGCACGGTACGCTGGAAGAAACCGCCGCCACCGCCAAAGAGTTCGGTGTGTTCTTTGAAAAGATCCCGAGCGGTTCGACCTATACCCTCTCCCACACCGCGACCAGCTTCGTTTTCGACTCCCGAGGCAATTTGCGCCTGGGGCTGTCCGCGTCCCTTACCGCTCAAGAGTGTGCAGAAGACCTGCTCACCGTCATGGAGGTCTGCTGA